From the genome of Fusarium fujikuroi IMI 58289 draft genome, chromosome FFUJ_chr06:
AAAGGAGGGTATGTTGACTCAGTATGAGCGTCCCAGTCCTTGACCTGTAAGTGGACTGGTTGATCCTCCTCATGGTTGGTTCCTGTTCGGGAAACACTCGTCAAGATATCAAAAGTGAGCTTGCCATCAGGCTTCTCGTACTCAATCTTGGGGACCTTATCGGCGGGAAGGGTAGCAGCGTGGTCGGGAGTCTTATGCTTAAGTGTCCAGGGAACGCGACCCTTGAAGACATAAGCCTCGAGACCAGAGTACATGATGCCACCATAGAGACCGAGAGGAGTGTGGAAAGATGGTCGCATGTTGCGCACCTCCTTGAGTTCTTTCCAGATGGGAGAATCTCTCAACTTGTTCTCGTAGTCGTACAAGAATACTGTGCCTTCATCGGTCTTTTCGCTAATAGCAGTCCATGCTGCCTCGGCGGCAAGCATGCCTGACTTCATGGCATTGTGAGTGCCCTTTACTTTCGGAACGTTGACGAAACCAGCCGAGTCACCAATGAGTGCACCACCTGGAAAAGCGACCTTGGGAATAGACTGGAAGCCACCCTCGATAAGAGCTCGAGCACCATACGAGATGCACTTGCCGCCCTCGAGAACATCACGGAACAAGGGATGCcgcttcagcttctggaaCTCCTGGTAAGGGGACATCCAAGGGTTCGAGTAATCAAGCGAGACGACGAGACCAATCTGAACAAGATTCTCGCCAAAGTGGTACATAAAAGAGCCTCCGTACACATCTTTGGGTAGCGGGTAACCCATCGAATGCACAACTAGCCCCTTTTCAAACTTGGCAGGATCAATCTCCCAAACCTCTTTGACACCAAGGCCGTAAGTCTGATGCTGGCTGTCCCTGCGCAGATCGAATTTGTTGATAACCTGTTTGCTCAGGCTTCCATGGCATCCCTCACCGAACATGGTCACTCTGGCATGGAACTCCATGCCTCGCTCAAACGTTTCCTTGGGCTTGCCATCACGCCCAACCCCAAGGTCGTTGGTGGCGACACCCTTAACTGAGCCATCTGAAGCATAAACGACCTCAGAGGCAGCGAATCCGGGGTaaacctcaacaccaatctCCTCGGCCCGCTCTCCAAGCCATTTTACGAATTGATTCAAGCTAACAATGTAATTTCCATGATTGGTCATTTGAGGAGGCGCTGGAATGGGTATAGCAGAGTTCTTGGTGAGGAATCGCATACGGTCAGTGCCAGCAGGAGTGGCATGTTCGAAACGATTGGGATTGTTCTCGTCGAGCCAGTCAGGGATAAGTTCGTTGATGGAGGTGGGCTGGATCACAGCTCCAGAGAGGATGTGAGCGCCGAGGTCGCCAGCCTTTTCCAGGACAAGTACCCGAAAATCCTCGTTTCCAGCTTCATTGGCAAGCTGCTTGAGGCGAATGGCGGCGCTGAGTCCAGCAGGACCAGCTCCTACGATACAGACATCAACCTCGTCGGACTCTCGTTCAACGCTCGCGGGGTCGAAATCTTGGTCATCATCTCGAAGTCGAGAGGTAGTGCTAAAAGCACGAGAAGCCATTGGAACTCTTGCGCCAGACCATACTGTAGTAGATGTCCTTCTTGTGATAGAGGATCGAGCTGAAATTGTGGCGATAGAGAGGTTAGATCTGGCGGGACAAACTTGGGAGCGAGAAAGCACCCTCGAACTGCGCTGGAGGCATCGCGAAACTGGTCGTGGGGCGGACATAATGACGGTACAGAGCTGAAGGCGAATTGGATGTTCAGCCACCGTGAGCAGGACTGGCGATGGATGAGTGAGACTCTAGGTgagggaaaggaaaagggtAAAGGGAAAGGGATTTCTTTtggaggagctcaaggtgGGAATAAATGTCCTGGTGTCGGCGGCAAGTAAGCAACTTTCTGCCGCCGTTgactctttctttctctcgtGGTGCGAGTAGAGAGGGCCGATAGTGGGGAAGGCACGAACGATCGCCGGGGTGGCTATTACCGCTTTTGGGTCCAACTGAGGACTTCTTTTTGACAATTAACTGGATGTTAATTGGCTCTTTTGGCGGGTGCCCTAGAGCTTGGGGCTCCTTTTCCCGCTTGTTAGGTAGTTATCCTCGGGCCTCTACCTTGGTATTTAGATATCAGATTCTTCAGAGAGTGGGAGGTGGGGTTCCCTGTCTTGACAAATCTCTTTACAGCAAGGTatcatctcttctctcatAGGTAGAGTATTGTAGCTGCAGAACCTAAGGGTTTGTCAAGGCTCTCACCGGCACTCGGTTTTTGGATAACCGAGGCCAAGGAACTACCTACGGTCATTCAACGTCTAAAATCGCGGTTGGTATTCGGCTGATCCGCATTGGTGTGGACCTGGGGTATGCAATGGTTGGATGTATCCAGATTCCAGTGACTAGCATGTGCAAATGTCATCATACATCATGAATGATGATAACGAATAATGTTAGTTTTATGCACATGGTCATGGGTAGCAGCATCTGATATATGAGCTCTATTAATACAATCACCAATCAGCAAATCTCCTTTTGAGTCTGTAACCGTGTGTAAGACCTACAATACCTGACGAATATGTCCAAAAAAGCATGGTAGACTAAATTATCATAAAGTACTAGCCTGCCTATCCTAAGCGTACCCAAGTATTTCTGTCACTTAAGACTGACATTTGAAAGTGTCCTTGTTCGAACGTCCCCAGAAGGCTTCAGTTGTCATAATACTTGCTATTGAAGTTTTGAATACATTATCTTGTCATGATACCAGGGCCCATGAACAATTACGTCAACTACATGCCCCAAGCGTTCGGTATTCGGATGTTCTTGGCCGATGCTTTCTTTCGGCTTAACGCTGTTCTTTGCCGCGGCTCAGGTATCTACGCATTGTTTCGGCCTGTATTTGCTTCGACATCTATATACACACTACATTGCAGTGAGCAGCAAATTCTCACTCACGTGTTGAGGTAGCCCGGTGTGCCAAGGGTATGACTTGATTTACTAATGTTATACAGGGAGTGGTTTGCTTTTCGAGTCTACTATACCATCGTTGTGAGGCTTTCTCGTGAAAATTCAATTGTCATTTACCCTCGAACGAGTGTACTTGGCTATTGTTATATGGTCCGGCTTTCGCTAGAACGTGATGGATCCGACGAGCTAGACAACGAGACTGCAGGAGATAATATGCCACTTCTATTCAGTGTTAGTATATTACTGATTTCTCCAGTTTCAAACTAGCAGACAGGCTGTCTTTGAATGATACTAATATGTACCCATGCTTCAACTCGCTGACTACCCTATACGAGGCCTATTGTCGCGGTGTATCCATTTCGTTGCCTGGACTCATCATACACAAATGTGGATTGAGTCATCGTATTAATACTTGATCGTGTAGAACGTGTTGCAGT
Proteins encoded in this window:
- a CDS encoding probable flavoprotein-ubiquinone oxidoreductase, translating into MSAPRPVSRCLQRSSRVLSRSQVCPARSNLSIATISARSSITRRTSTTVWSGARVPMASRAFSTTSRLRDDDQDFDPASVERESDEVDVCIVGAGPAGLSAAIRLKQLANEAGNEDFRVLVLEKAGDLGAHILSGAVIQPTSINELIPDWLDENNPNRFEHATPAGTDRMRFLTKNSAIPIPAPPQMTNHGNYIVSLNQFVKWLGERAEEIGVEVYPGFAASEVVYASDGSVKGVATNDLGVGRDGKPKETFERGMEFHARVTMFGEGCHGSLSKQVINKFDLRRDSQHQTYGLGVKEVWEIDPAKFEKGLVVHSMGYPLPKDVYGGSFMYHFGENLVQIGLVVSLDYSNPWMSPYQEFQKLKRHPLFRDVLEGGKCISYGARALIEGGFQSIPKVAFPGGALIGDSAGFVNVPKVKGTHNAMKSGMLAAEAAWTAISEKTDEGTVFLYDYENKLRDSPIWKELKEVRNMRPSFHTPLGLYGGIMYSGLEAYVFKGRVPWTLKHKTPDHAATLPADKVPKIEYEKPDGKLTFDILTSVSRTGTNHEEDQPVHLQVKDWDAHTESTYPPFKGLENRFCPAGVYEYVEDESKPHGVRFQINAQNCIHCKTCDIKAPHQDINWQVPQGGEGPKYYMT